The Micromonospora sp. NBC_00421 genome contains a region encoding:
- a CDS encoding acyl-CoA thioesterase produces the protein MTEHPTTPAGKPTSYSRVTLSRIMTAVDVNLYGTVHGGVLMKFVDDVAGAAAARHSGGTAVTASIDEIVFSEPVRVGDLVHAHAQVNWTGNTSMEVGVKVVAERWDSAEDEPVRVATAYLVFVGVDVAGAPRPVRPVLPETPDDHRRYKEAEIRRAHRLAKRRAIQAHRAS, from the coding sequence ATGACCGAGCACCCCACCACCCCTGCCGGCAAGCCGACGTCGTACTCCCGGGTCACGCTGAGTCGCATCATGACCGCTGTCGATGTCAATCTGTACGGAACCGTGCACGGTGGGGTGTTGATGAAGTTCGTCGACGACGTGGCCGGCGCGGCGGCGGCCCGGCACAGCGGCGGCACGGCGGTGACCGCCTCGATCGACGAGATCGTGTTCTCCGAACCCGTCCGGGTGGGTGACCTGGTGCACGCCCACGCCCAGGTCAACTGGACCGGCAACACCTCGATGGAGGTGGGTGTGAAGGTGGTCGCCGAGCGCTGGGACTCGGCCGAGGACGAACCCGTCCGGGTGGCCACGGCCTACCTCGTCTTCGTCGGCGTGGACGTAGCCGGCGCCCCCCGCCCGGTCCGCCCAGTCCTCCCGGAAACCCCCGACGACCACCGCCGCTACAAGGAGGCGGAAATCCGCCGCGCCCACCGCCTGGCCAAACGCCGCGCCATCCAAGCCCACCGCGCCTCCTGA
- a CDS encoding acetoacetate--CoA ligase, which produces MPGRADADPVVVAHSQTRPPVTLTAAELREQVRRVAAGLRRLGVVAGDRVAAYAPNIPETYVLLLATSSLGAIFSSCAPEFGTRSVVDRWQQIAPKVLVAVDGYRYGDKPVDRRAEVAAIRAALPSLTNTVDIPYLHPLAPADPASVSPAAAAAAAAAGPAAAGSVPASPANPVGSVSASPDGPADRTEAAPDGVPQDGLSWAELAAETDEPLTFTPVPFDHPLYVLYSSGTTGLPKPIVHGHGGILLEHLKMLALHHDLGPADRFFWFTTTGWMMWNFLVSGPAVGTTIVLFDGNPGHPDLGSLWRLAEETGTTYFGTSAPFLLACRKAGLVPSEIADLSALRGVGSTGAPLPAEGFTWVYETVGTDLQLQSLSGGTDVCTGFVGGVPLLPVYAGEITCRALGAKVEARSADGTPVLGELGELVITAPMPSMPVGFWNDPDGRRYAEAYFDVYPGVWRHGDWITINERGGCVITGRSDATLNRGGVRLGTAEFYSVVESLDEVVDSVVVHLEDDEGGAGELLLFVVLAEGLELDDALRRKIARELRTALSPRHIPDEIHQVRAVPRTLSSKKLEVPVKKILTGTPVDSAAAKGALANPESLAAFATFAQSRPTP; this is translated from the coding sequence ATGCCAGGTCGGGCCGACGCCGACCCGGTGGTGGTCGCGCACTCCCAGACCCGTCCGCCGGTCACCCTGACCGCCGCCGAACTGCGCGAACAGGTCCGTCGGGTGGCGGCCGGGCTGCGCCGGCTCGGCGTGGTCGCCGGGGACCGGGTGGCCGCGTACGCGCCGAACATCCCCGAGACGTACGTGCTGCTGCTGGCGACCAGCAGCCTGGGGGCGATCTTCTCGTCCTGCGCCCCGGAGTTCGGTACCCGTAGCGTCGTCGACCGCTGGCAGCAGATCGCGCCGAAGGTCCTGGTGGCCGTGGACGGCTACCGGTACGGCGACAAGCCTGTCGACCGACGCGCCGAGGTGGCCGCCATCCGGGCCGCCCTGCCGTCGCTGACCAATACCGTCGACATCCCCTATCTGCACCCGCTGGCCCCCGCCGACCCTGCTTCCGTCAGCCCTGCCGCTGCCGCTGCCGCTGCCGCTGCCGGTCCTGCCGCTGCCGGCTCTGTCCCGGCCAGCCCGGCCAACCCCGTCGGCTCTGTCTCGGCCAGCCCTGACGGCCCCGCCGATCGCACGGAGGCCGCGCCGGACGGCGTACCCCAGGATGGCCTGAGCTGGGCCGAGTTGGCGGCGGAGACCGACGAGCCGCTGACCTTCACGCCGGTGCCGTTCGACCACCCGCTCTACGTGCTCTACTCCTCCGGCACCACCGGCCTGCCGAAGCCGATCGTGCACGGGCACGGCGGCATCCTGCTGGAACACCTCAAGATGCTGGCCCTGCACCATGATCTCGGCCCGGCCGACCGGTTCTTCTGGTTCACCACCACCGGCTGGATGATGTGGAACTTCCTGGTCTCCGGGCCGGCCGTCGGGACGACGATCGTGCTGTTCGACGGCAACCCCGGCCACCCCGACCTCGGCTCGCTGTGGCGGCTGGCCGAGGAGACCGGCACCACGTACTTCGGCACGTCCGCGCCGTTCCTGCTGGCCTGCCGCAAGGCCGGCCTGGTGCCCAGCGAGATCGCCGACCTGTCCGCGCTGCGCGGGGTCGGTTCCACCGGTGCGCCGCTGCCCGCCGAGGGCTTCACCTGGGTGTACGAGACGGTCGGCACCGACCTCCAACTCCAGTCGCTGTCCGGCGGGACGGACGTCTGCACCGGCTTCGTCGGCGGGGTGCCGCTGCTACCGGTGTACGCCGGTGAGATCACCTGCCGGGCGCTCGGGGCGAAGGTGGAGGCCCGTTCGGCCGACGGCACCCCGGTGCTCGGGGAGCTGGGCGAACTGGTGATCACCGCGCCGATGCCGAGCATGCCTGTGGGATTCTGGAACGACCCGGACGGCCGCCGCTACGCCGAGGCGTACTTCGACGTCTATCCCGGGGTATGGCGGCACGGCGACTGGATCACCATCAACGAGCGGGGCGGGTGCGTGATCACCGGTCGCTCCGACGCCACCCTCAACCGGGGCGGGGTACGCCTCGGCACGGCCGAGTTCTACTCGGTGGTGGAGAGCCTCGACGAGGTCGTCGACTCGGTGGTGGTGCACCTGGAGGACGACGAGGGCGGTGCGGGGGAGTTGCTGCTGTTCGTGGTGCTCGCCGAGGGCCTGGAGCTCGACGACGCGCTACGCCGCAAGATCGCCCGCGAGCTGCGTACCGCGCTGTCGCCCCGGCACATCCCCGACGAGATCCACCAGGTCAGGGCGGTCCCGCGCACCCTGTCGTCCAAGAAACTGGAGGTGCCGGTCAAGAAGATCCTCACCGGCACCCCGGTCGACTCGGCCGCCGCCAAGGGCGCCCTGGCCAACCCCGAGTCCCTCGCCGCCTTCGCCACCTTCGCCCAATCCCGCCCCACCCCGTAA
- a CDS encoding UDP-glucose dehydrogenase family protein, with protein sequence MTIPYPNIQPAPTISPVTPPSGAPRPRVTFLGTGYLGATYAICYAELGYEVLGFDVDADKIAKLNAGEVPIHEPGLDELLRRNLAAGRLRFSTDIAETAEFGDVHFICVGTPQRADGMGADLSYVEASVTALAQHLTRKALIVGKSTVPVGTAEWVEQLVGKHTPADLAVEVAWSPEFLQEGFAVDDVLRPNRIVVGVKSEWANAMLYAAHKGVFDLAATEDREVPLVVTDFATAELVKVAANAFLATKISFINAMAEVCEASGGDVTQLARAIGYDPRIGNRFLQAGLGFGGACLPKDIRAFQARAQELGAGEALRFLHEVDLINLRRRTRVLQLAADLLGRRSGPAGPDFSGTRVAVLGATFKPNTDDVRDAPALAVAALLAKAGADVHVYDPQGTENARRVAPELVYEASVNDAVSGADLVCVLTEWADFRNADPVVLGELVAGRKVVDGRNCLDAALWTQAGWEYRGMGRP encoded by the coding sequence GTGACGATCCCGTACCCGAACATCCAGCCGGCGCCGACCATCTCCCCGGTGACGCCCCCCTCGGGTGCGCCGCGTCCCCGGGTGACCTTCCTGGGCACCGGCTACCTCGGCGCGACGTACGCCATCTGCTACGCCGAGCTGGGCTACGAGGTCCTCGGCTTCGACGTCGACGCCGACAAGATCGCCAAGCTGAACGCGGGCGAGGTGCCGATCCACGAGCCGGGCCTCGACGAGCTGCTGCGGCGCAACCTGGCCGCCGGCCGGCTGCGGTTCTCGACCGACATCGCCGAGACCGCCGAGTTCGGCGACGTGCACTTCATCTGCGTCGGCACCCCGCAGCGGGCCGACGGCATGGGCGCCGACCTGTCGTACGTCGAGGCGTCGGTGACCGCCCTGGCCCAGCACCTGACCCGCAAGGCGCTTATCGTCGGCAAGTCCACCGTGCCGGTGGGCACCGCCGAGTGGGTGGAGCAGCTCGTCGGCAAGCACACCCCGGCCGACCTGGCCGTCGAGGTGGCCTGGAGCCCCGAGTTCCTCCAGGAGGGCTTCGCCGTCGACGACGTGCTGCGCCCCAACCGGATCGTGGTCGGCGTCAAGAGCGAGTGGGCCAACGCCATGCTCTACGCCGCCCACAAGGGCGTCTTCGACCTGGCCGCCACCGAGGACCGGGAGGTCCCGCTGGTGGTCACCGACTTCGCCACCGCCGAGCTGGTCAAGGTCGCCGCGAACGCCTTCCTGGCCACCAAGATCTCCTTCATCAACGCGATGGCCGAGGTCTGCGAGGCAAGCGGCGGCGACGTCACCCAGCTCGCCCGCGCCATCGGCTACGACCCGCGGATCGGCAACCGGTTCCTCCAGGCCGGCCTCGGCTTCGGCGGCGCCTGCCTGCCCAAGGACATCCGCGCCTTCCAGGCCCGCGCCCAGGAGCTCGGCGCCGGCGAGGCGCTGCGCTTCCTGCACGAGGTGGACCTGATCAACCTGCGCCGCCGGACCAGGGTCCTCCAACTCGCCGCCGACCTGCTCGGCCGTCGCTCCGGCCCGGCCGGCCCGGACTTCTCCGGCACCCGGGTCGCGGTGCTCGGCGCGACCTTCAAGCCCAACACCGACGACGTCCGCGACGCCCCCGCGCTCGCGGTCGCCGCACTGCTCGCCAAGGCCGGCGCCGACGTGCACGTGTACGACCCACAGGGCACCGAGAACGCCCGCCGGGTCGCCCCCGAGCTGGTCTACGAGGCCAGCGTGAACGACGCGGTCTCCGGTGCCGACCTGGTCTGCGTACTCACCGAGTGGGCCGACTTCCGCAACGCCGACCCGGTCGTCCTCGGTGAGCTGGTCGCCGGCCGCAAGGTCGTCGACGGGCGCAACTGCCTCGACGCCGCACTGTGGACCCAGGCCGGCTGGGAGTACCGGGGCATGGGCCGCCCCTGA
- a CDS encoding DUF5753 domain-containing protein yields MSRFTPATPRSRRLGRELRKLREAKGLTGDRAAEIVCCSSSRISRIESGEIKLRAGDVMELLVTYGVKIDSEAGISLLEQARGLREEGWWQRLGGKYATYIAYETEAVELKNFEPMLVPGLLQTEAYAREVSVIGRETDPEGIKQRVTARMTRQEVLHRKPTPLRMHAILSEASVRTEVGGPDVLREQLHHLVTLSRLPNVTIQVLRFEAGAHLADGSGFVLLAFEPDDPPLGYIETLAGELFLESSRDLARLSAAYDNLKTLAMSPAESIKFIRELSEHGT; encoded by the coding sequence ATGTCTCGATTCACTCCCGCAACGCCACGATCTCGCCGACTCGGCCGGGAGCTGCGTAAGCTCCGCGAGGCAAAGGGGCTGACCGGCGATCGGGCAGCAGAGATCGTCTGCTGCTCGTCGTCCCGGATCAGCCGGATCGAGTCCGGCGAGATCAAGCTTCGTGCCGGGGACGTCATGGAGCTGCTGGTCACCTACGGCGTCAAGATTGACAGTGAAGCCGGCATCTCCCTGTTGGAGCAGGCCCGTGGCCTGCGTGAGGAGGGCTGGTGGCAGCGGCTCGGCGGCAAGTACGCCACCTACATCGCGTACGAGACCGAAGCCGTCGAGCTCAAGAACTTCGAGCCGATGCTGGTGCCCGGTCTACTGCAGACCGAGGCGTACGCCCGCGAGGTCAGCGTCATCGGCCGGGAGACCGACCCGGAGGGGATCAAGCAGCGGGTCACCGCCCGGATGACCCGTCAAGAGGTCCTGCACCGCAAGCCGACACCGCTGCGGATGCACGCGATCCTCTCCGAGGCCTCGGTGCGGACCGAGGTCGGCGGTCCGGACGTACTGCGGGAGCAACTCCACCACCTGGTCACGCTGAGTCGGCTGCCGAACGTCACGATCCAGGTGTTGCGCTTCGAGGCCGGCGCTCATCTGGCCGACGGTAGTGGCTTCGTCCTGCTCGCCTTCGAGCCGGACGACCCGCCGTTGGGCTACATCGAAACCCTTGCCGGCGAACTGTTCCTGGAGTCGAGCCGCGACCTGGCGCGGCTGTCGGCGGCGTACGACAATCTGAAGACGCTGGCTATGTCGCCCGCCGAGTCGATCAAGTTCATCAGGGAGTTGAGCGAGCATGGAACGTAA
- a CDS encoding helix-turn-helix domain-containing protein — translation MTRPVLPDADELPIGRRVARWRVRRRMTQQMLADRLGKSKSWVDKVERGVRSLDRYSTVQEIAEVLRLDPAALLDPRRPLPAVTVGLDGVDAVRAALARYHHRPARTVSPDEVQRHVAHAWLTYQHAHYTQLLRALPTLLDAAHATPGPLVSAYRITASVLVKLGEADLGWLAADRAVAAAVGDPVRAGTATIAAAQALRALGRDRLALTAAVAAIGTAADDAVRGTLFLQAALAAAGCGDGRRADHLIDHATVLADRCTSDDDPHHTAFGPVAVLLARFLTAQRLGDTAEAVYRHEKAIGRDDWRRLPVEHRAAHLVDAARAYLDAGDPTAAGRTLVDADAIAPAEVRYRPAARTLVAEIARSGPPAAGVARLATTLGLTR, via the coding sequence GTGACCCGGCCGGTCCTGCCCGACGCCGACGAGTTGCCGATCGGCCGGCGGGTGGCCCGCTGGCGGGTGCGCCGCCGGATGACCCAGCAGATGCTCGCCGACCGCCTCGGCAAGTCCAAGAGCTGGGTGGACAAGGTCGAACGCGGCGTGCGCAGCCTCGACCGGTACTCGACCGTCCAGGAGATCGCCGAGGTGCTGCGCCTCGACCCGGCCGCCCTGCTCGACCCCCGCAGGCCGCTACCGGCCGTGACAGTCGGCCTCGACGGGGTCGACGCGGTCCGCGCCGCCCTGGCCCGCTACCACCACCGGCCCGCCCGGACGGTGTCGCCCGACGAGGTGCAACGGCACGTCGCGCATGCCTGGCTCACCTACCAGCATGCCCACTACACCCAGCTTCTCCGGGCCCTGCCCACCCTGCTCGACGCCGCCCACGCCACGCCGGGACCGCTGGTGTCCGCGTACCGGATCACCGCCTCGGTGCTGGTCAAGCTCGGGGAGGCCGACCTCGGTTGGCTCGCCGCCGACCGGGCCGTCGCCGCCGCCGTGGGCGACCCCGTCCGCGCCGGCACCGCCACCATCGCCGCAGCCCAGGCACTGCGCGCGCTCGGCCGCGACCGGCTCGCCCTCACCGCCGCCGTCGCCGCCATCGGCACCGCCGCCGACGACGCGGTACGGGGAACGCTGTTCCTCCAGGCCGCGCTGGCCGCCGCCGGCTGCGGCGACGGCCGCCGCGCCGACCACCTGATCGACCACGCCACCGTTCTCGCCGACCGGTGTACGAGCGACGACGACCCGCACCACACCGCATTCGGCCCCGTCGCCGTGCTGCTGGCCCGATTCCTCACCGCCCAACGTCTCGGTGACACGGCCGAGGCCGTCTACCGCCACGAGAAGGCCATCGGCCGCGACGACTGGCGTCGGCTCCCCGTCGAGCATCGGGCCGCGCACCTCGTCGACGCCGCCCGCGCCTACCTCGACGCCGGTGACCCCACCGCCGCCGGTCGTACGCTGGTCGACGCCGACGCCATCGCGCCCGCCGAGGTCCGCTACCGCCCCGCCGCGCGTACCCTCGTCGCCGAGATCGCCCGCAGCGGCCCGCCAGCCGCCGGCGTGGCCCGCCTCGCCACCACCCTCGGCCTCACCCGCTGA
- a CDS encoding acyl-CoA dehydrogenase family protein: MAAEQTFDVYRLPEEHDAIREAVRAVCAAKVAPYAAEADETGEFPRSSYDALRAADFHAPHVPVEYGGAGADALATAIVIEEVARACASSSLIPAVNKLGTMPLILAGSEELKRRYLTPVAAGEGMFSYCLSEPEAGSDAASMSTRAVRDGDHWVLNGVKRWITNAGVSEFYTVFAVTDPAARSRGISAFVVEKSDPGVSFGAPEKKLGIKGSPTREVYLDNVRIPADRIIGEPGTGFGTAMRTLDHTRVTIAAQAVGIAQGALDYAKGYVRERKQFGKAVAEFQGVQFMLADMGMKLEAARQLTYAAAGKSERGDADLTYFGAAAKCFASDAAMEITTDAVQLLGGYGYTRDYPVERMMRDAKITQIYEGTNQVQRIVMARQLLKE; the protein is encoded by the coding sequence ATGGCCGCAGAGCAGACGTTCGACGTCTACCGGTTGCCCGAGGAGCACGACGCGATCCGCGAGGCGGTCCGCGCGGTCTGTGCCGCGAAGGTCGCACCGTACGCGGCGGAGGCCGACGAGACCGGTGAGTTCCCCCGGTCGTCGTACGACGCGTTGCGGGCCGCCGACTTCCACGCCCCGCACGTCCCGGTCGAGTACGGCGGGGCCGGTGCGGATGCCCTGGCCACCGCGATCGTGATCGAGGAGGTGGCGCGGGCCTGCGCGTCGTCGTCGTTGATCCCGGCGGTGAACAAGCTCGGCACGATGCCGCTGATCCTGGCCGGCTCCGAGGAGTTGAAGCGGCGTTACCTGACCCCGGTGGCCGCCGGTGAGGGGATGTTCTCGTACTGCCTGTCGGAGCCGGAGGCGGGCAGTGACGCGGCGTCGATGAGCACCCGGGCGGTGCGTGACGGTGATCACTGGGTGCTCAACGGGGTGAAGCGGTGGATCACCAACGCCGGTGTCTCGGAGTTCTACACGGTGTTCGCGGTGACCGACCCGGCCGCCCGGTCCCGGGGGATCTCGGCGTTCGTGGTGGAGAAGTCCGACCCGGGGGTCAGCTTCGGCGCGCCGGAGAAGAAGCTCGGTATCAAGGGCTCCCCGACCCGGGAGGTCTACCTCGACAACGTGCGGATTCCGGCCGACCGGATCATCGGTGAGCCGGGGACCGGGTTCGGCACCGCGATGCGGACCCTGGACCACACCCGGGTGACGATCGCCGCCCAGGCCGTCGGGATCGCCCAGGGCGCACTCGACTACGCCAAGGGTTACGTGCGGGAGCGTAAGCAGTTCGGCAAGGCGGTCGCGGAGTTCCAGGGCGTGCAGTTCATGCTCGCCGACATGGGCATGAAGCTGGAGGCGGCCCGGCAGTTGACGTATGCGGCGGCGGGGAAGTCCGAGCGCGGCGACGCCGACCTGACCTACTTCGGTGCGGCGGCCAAGTGTTTCGCGTCGGACGCGGCGATGGAGATCACCACCGACGCGGTGCAGTTGCTGGGCGGGTACGGCTACACCCGCGACTACCCCGTCGAACGGATGATGCGCGACGCCAAGATCACCCAGATCTACGAAGGCACCAACCAGGTCCAACGCATCGTCATGGCCCGCCAACTCCTCAAGGAATGA
- a CDS encoding DUF397 domain-containing protein: protein MERNAWRTSSRSGSNGQCVEVRDRGVQVDVRDSKASDAGTLSFEPAVWDAFISGLKASH from the coding sequence ATGGAACGTAACGCCTGGCGCACGTCGAGCCGGTCCGGCAGCAACGGCCAGTGCGTCGAGGTGCGGGATCGGGGTGTGCAGGTCGACGTCCGCGACTCCAAGGCCTCCGACGCCGGCACGCTGAGCTTCGAGCCTGCCGTCTGGGATGCGTTCATCAGCGGCCTTAAGGCGTCGCACTGA